In Oryza brachyantha chromosome 2, ObraRS2, whole genome shotgun sequence, a single window of DNA contains:
- the LOC107303676 gene encoding uncharacterized protein LOC107303676 isoform X2, with product METVEEEVEEYSWREVLLPRLVPVVSDAAPELERETGERRRGRDLLVAVDFGPNSKHAFDWVLVHFARMADTLHLVHAVSSVNNDLVYEKSQELMEDLAIEAFKTSLVRTKARIVEGEAGKVICQEAERLKPAAVILGTRGRGLIQSVFQGSVSEYCFHNCKAAPVIIVPGKEAGEQSVL from the exons ATGGagacggtggaggaggaggtggaggagtaCAGCTGGAGGGAGGTGCTGCTGCCGCGGCTCGTCCCGGTGGTGTCGGAcgcggcgccggagctggaGCGGGAGACCggggagcgccgccgcggcagggacctcctcgtcgccgtcgacttCGGGCCCAACTCCAAGCACGCCTTCGACTGGGTGCTCGTGCACTTCGCCCGCATGGCCGACACGCTCCATCTCGTCCACGCCGTCTCCA GTGTGAATAATGATCTAGTATATGAGAAAAGTCAGGAACTCATGGAGGATTTAGCAATTGAGGCATTCAAGACGTCACTG GTCCGGACTAAGGCAAGGATTGTTGAAGGGGAAGCTGGAAAGGTTATTTGCCAAGAAGCAGAGCGACTAAAGCCTGCAGCAGTCATTCTTGGCACACGTGGTAGAGGCCTTATTCAGAG TGTGTTTCAGGGAAGTGTCAGTGAATATTGCTTCCACAACTGTAAAGCAGCCCCAGTTATCATTGTCCCAGGCAAAG AAGCTGGTGAACAGTCTGTGCTTTAA
- the LOC107303676 gene encoding uncharacterized protein LOC107303676 isoform X1 — METVEEEVEEYSWREVLLPRLVPVVSDAAPELERETGERRRGRDLLVAVDFGPNSKHAFDWVLVHFARMADTLHLVHAVSSVNNDLVYEKSQELMEDLAIEAFKTSLVRTKARIVEGEAGKVICQEAERLKPAAVILGTRGRGLIQSVFQGSVSEYCFHNCKAAPVIIVPGKDELSFTFSTSKVQLCLCRSW, encoded by the exons ATGGagacggtggaggaggaggtggaggagtaCAGCTGGAGGGAGGTGCTGCTGCCGCGGCTCGTCCCGGTGGTGTCGGAcgcggcgccggagctggaGCGGGAGACCggggagcgccgccgcggcagggacctcctcgtcgccgtcgacttCGGGCCCAACTCCAAGCACGCCTTCGACTGGGTGCTCGTGCACTTCGCCCGCATGGCCGACACGCTCCATCTCGTCCACGCCGTCTCCA GTGTGAATAATGATCTAGTATATGAGAAAAGTCAGGAACTCATGGAGGATTTAGCAATTGAGGCATTCAAGACGTCACTG GTCCGGACTAAGGCAAGGATTGTTGAAGGGGAAGCTGGAAAGGTTATTTGCCAAGAAGCAGAGCGACTAAAGCCTGCAGCAGTCATTCTTGGCACACGTGGTAGAGGCCTTATTCAGAG TGTGTTTCAGGGAAGTGTCAGTGAATATTGCTTCCACAACTGTAAAGCAGCCCCAGTTATCATTGTCCCAGGCAAAG ACGAATTATCTTTTACTTTCAGTACAAGTAAGGTTCAATTGTGTCTTTGCAGAAGCTGGTGA
- the LOC102710948 gene encoding tubby-like F-box protein 5 has product MSLKSIVRELREMRDGIGSMSRRAAGGGGGGSDGRAGHGRGGSRHSWPGLWSEQQQPPQPPQQRQGQEQQQQQGRWANLPPELLLDVIQRVEASEATWPARRQVVACAAVCRSWREVTKEVVKTLEECGRITFPISLKQPGPREHPVQCFVRRDRATSTYLLYLGLSPSLHGENDKLLLAARKIRRAARTSFVISLVSNDFSQSSSTYVGKLKPNFLGTKFTIFDSQPPCDAVVLPNNRPSKRHFKQVSPRLPLGNYNVATVSYELTVLRNRGPRRMQCTMHSIPALCIQEGGKAPTPTGIIHSIDEQVPTLSTSKGKEPAVEFSSTSLSADLSGPVCTNEVPLVLKNKAPRWHEQLQCWCLNFRGRVTVASVKNFQLVASVDPSLGIPPAEQEKVILQFGKIGKDIFTMDYRYPLSAFQAFAICLTSFDTKPACE; this is encoded by the exons ATGTCTCTGAAGAGCATTGTGCGGGAACTGAGGGAGATGAGGGATGGCATCGGCAGCATGTCGAGGCGagccgctggcggcggcggcggcggttccgACGGGCGCGCCGGCCACGGCCGCGGGGGCTCGCGGCATTCCTGGCCTGGCCTCTGgtcggagcagcagcagccgcctcAGCCACCGCAGCAGCGTCAGGGCcaggaacagcagcagcagcaggggcgGTGGGCGAACCTGCCACCGGAGCTGCTGCTGGACGTGATCCAGAGGGTGGAGGCCAGCGAGGCGAcgtggccggcgcggcgccagGTGGTGGCGTGCGCTGCCGTCTGCCGGTCATGGCGCGAGGTCACCAAGGAGGTGGTGAAGACGCTCGAGGAGTGCGGCAGGATCACCTTCCCCATCTCCCTCAAGCAG CCGGGGCCTCGGGAGCATCCGGTGCAGTGCTTTGTCAGGAGGGACAGGGCAACATCCACCTATCTCCTCTACCTGGGGCTCAGCCCAT CTCTGCACGGGGAAAACGACAAGCTTTTGCTTGCTGCACGTAAGATTAGACGGGCAGCCAGGACTTCTTTTGTGATCTCATTGGTCTCTAATGACTTCTCTCAATCGAGTAGCACCTATGTCGGTAAACTGAA ACCAAACTTCCTCGGCACAAAGTTTACAATCTTCGACAGCCAGCCACCTTGCGATGCTGTGGTGTTGCCAAACAACCGGCCAAGCAAGAGACATTTCAAGCAAGTATCACCACGATTGCCTCTAGGCAATTATAATGTTGCTACAGTCTCATATGAACTCACTGTCCTACGGAATAGAGGACCAAGGAGAATGCAATGCACCATGCACTCAATACCAGCATTGTGTATTCAGGAAGGTGGCAAGGCCCCAACCCCTACTGGCATCATCCACTCAATCGACGAGCAAGTTCCCACCTTATCAACTAGCAAAGGAAAGGAACCAGCCGTAGAATTTTCTTCGACAAGCCTCAGTGCTGATCTGTCTGGACCGGTTTGTACAAACGAAGTGCCTCTTGTTCTGAAGAACAAAGCTCCTCGCTGGCATGAGCAGCTGCAGTGCTGGTGCCTCAACTTCCGAGGGCGCGTTACAGTGGCATCAGTCAAGAACTTCCAGCTTGTTGCGTCAGTTGATCCTTCCCTTGGTATCCCTCCGGCAGAGCAGGAGAAAGTCATCCTCCAATTTGGGAAGATCGGAAAGGATATATTCACAATGGATTATAGGTACCCGCTCTCGGCGTTCCAGGCCTTTGCGATCTGCCTGACTAGCTTTGACACCAAACCGGCCTGCGAATAA